In Candidatus Defluviilinea proxima, a single genomic region encodes these proteins:
- a CDS encoding NAD+ synthase produces the protein MVDITINTVVARQILTGFIRSEVTRVGFSRVVVGLSGGLDSALSFALAVEALGPENVLAVRMPYRLSSSDSLAHAQLMIDQYKTPNETIEITDMVEPLFKRDPQITKLRMGNAMARARMIVLYDQSEAFKGLVLGTSNKTEILLGYSTLWGDMASAINPIGDLYKTQARQLSSALGVPAPIIDKPPSADLWEGQTDENELGFTYEQVDRLLYLLVDHRYSPQECIEDGFDPKFVNAVTTRVRRNQFKRMMPPIAKLSNRTIGYDFLYLRDWGT, from the coding sequence GTGGTTGATATTACGATCAATACTGTTGTTGCCCGTCAGATATTGACAGGCTTTATACGATCTGAAGTGACGCGTGTTGGCTTTTCGCGCGTAGTGGTTGGTCTTTCAGGCGGCCTTGACTCTGCGCTTTCATTTGCGCTTGCCGTTGAAGCACTTGGACCTGAAAACGTATTGGCTGTGCGCATGCCATATCGTTTATCAAGCAGTGACTCGTTGGCACACGCTCAATTGATGATCGACCAGTATAAAACTCCGAATGAGACGATAGAGATCACGGATATGGTCGAGCCGTTGTTCAAGCGCGATCCACAGATCACAAAACTGCGCATGGGAAATGCCATGGCACGGGCACGTATGATCGTGTTATACGATCAATCAGAAGCGTTCAAAGGACTGGTGCTTGGCACATCCAACAAGACCGAGATCCTTCTAGGCTACTCCACATTGTGGGGTGATATGGCCTCGGCGATCAATCCCATTGGCGACTTGTATAAAACGCAAGCGAGACAATTGTCGAGTGCGTTGGGCGTCCCTGCGCCGATCATCGATAAGCCTCCTTCAGCAGATTTATGGGAGGGGCAAACGGACGAGAACGAACTCGGTTTTACATACGAGCAAGTGGATCGATTGCTTTACCTGTTGGTGGATCATCGCTACAGCCCACAAGAATGTATCGAAGATGGCTTCGACCCGAAGTTCGTCAATGCGGTCACTACACGCGTTCGGCGAAATCAGTTTAAGCGTATGATGCCCCCAATCGCCAAGTTGAGCAACCGTACTATTGGCTACGACTTCCTCTATTTACGGGATTGGGGTACGTAA